The following coding sequences are from one Lolium rigidum isolate FL_2022 chromosome 6, APGP_CSIRO_Lrig_0.1, whole genome shotgun sequence window:
- the LOC124662551 gene encoding snRNA-activating protein complex subunit-like has protein sequence MAAAGEEAESSTAAGERPRVPFARGGPVFVPFMVGPISTVPEFTSSALREVQSLRDELGDPGDEFEEELCVDELRVLSEGELVERALREAMEEDWDSGAPSQPVDQRSGAPSQPLNRRFEAGMPGSSTPGNDTVTSSASVETQSSISPRGDRAIGLDEIGLVEPHDNHGKTRGEKRKGRKRKENNGVLTSDPTTKEGRKGKPGGRKGKNGTISNSSIEIPSKEMSVVPHDPEGADGQTKRRKGKKRGRHFDREVRAHILQGRYLTKAEKMAEIKIKQEKDKREARLHSFSGGDSVMSKGCKASVEKTDVAKSLSYNSAPWKHKASKSEEHIPIVYPEVVLSVEIYEQKQSSVKSQEFLVLGSQLLTDLKDNIYCSTNRLMEVNKQSDHSGYFLIEDMFYNDTRHYSAVDYSEPILEWLNSSSDEVAEKWDAISSGALKKRQKDLLKGLNISNVPEFKSAKMQSTHFSDLHFRIGAGYLYCHQGNCKHTFVIRDMRLIHPEDTQSQAEYPLMTFQTQKRFQKCSVCQIYLATKMTVDDKWAPNNPCYFCKQCYYLLHYREDDSLLYHHTVYDYLQE, from the exons atggcggcggctggagAGGAAGCGGAGagctccaccgccgccggcgagcgGCCACGCGTTCCCTTTGCCCGGGGCGGCCCGGTGTTCGTCCCCTTCATGGTGGGCCCTATCTCCACCGTCCCCGAGTTCACGTCCTCCGCGCTCCGCGAGGTTCAG TCCCTGCGCGACGAATTGGGGGACCCTGGGGACGAATTTGAGGAGGAGCTCTG CGTCGATGAGCTCAGGGTGCTCTCCGAGGGAGAGCTCGTGGAGCGTGCTCTCCGGGAGGCTATGGAG GAGGACTGGGACTCTGGTGCTCCATCACAACCCGTGGATCAAAGGTCTGGCGCTCCATCACAACCACTGAATCGAAGGTTTGAGGCAGG AATGCCAGGGAGTTCCACCCCTGGAAATGATACTGTCACCTCAAGCGCATCAGTTGAAACTCAGAGTTCCATATCACCTCGAGGTGATAGGGCAATTGGACTGGACGAAATTGGACTGGTTGAACCACATGACAACCATGGAAAAACAAGAGGTGAAAAGAGAAAAGGCAGGAAAAGGAAGGAAAATAATGGTGTCCTCACCTCAGATCCAACAACCAAGGAAGGGAGAAAGGGGAAACCTGGAGGCAGAAAGGGTAAAAATGGAACCATTTCAAATTCATCAATTGAAATACCTAGTAAGGAAATGTCAGTTGTTCCACATGACCCAGAAGGCGCAGATGGACAAACAAAACGTAGAAAGGGCAAAAAGAGAGGCAGGCATTTTGATAGGGAAGTTCGAGCGCATATTTTACAA GGGAGGTACCTTACTAAAGCAGAGAAGATGGCAGAAATCAAGATCAAGCAAGAAAAAGACAAGCGTGAAGCCAGGCTGCACTCTTTCAG TGGTGGTGATTCTGTGATGTCCAAAGGCTGTAAGGCCTCGGTGGAGAAAACTGACGTGGCAAAATCTCTTTCATACAACAGTGCCCCTTGGAAG CACAAAGCTTCGAAATCTGAGGAACACATACCTATAGTCTATCCAGAAGTAGTTCTTTCTGTCGAAATTTATGAGCAGAAGCAAAGCTCTGTGAAA AGCCAGGAATTTCTTGTGTTGGGAAGTCAGCTTCTTACAGATCTTAAGGACAATATCTACTGTTCAACTAATAGGTTGATGGAGGTGAATAAACAAAGCGATCATTCTGGCTATTTTCTTATCGAG GATATGTTCTACAATGACACGAGACATTATTCTGCCGTTGATTACAGTGAGCCTATACTTGAGTGGCTTAACAGTTCCAGTGATGAGGTGGCAGAGAAGTGGGATGCCATAAGTTCTGGCGCGTTAAAGAAACGACAAAAGGACTTACTGAAgggtttgaatatttcaaatgtACCCGAGTTTAAATCTGCAAAAATGCAAAGTACCCACTTTTCAGACCTGCACTTCCGAATTGGTGCTGGGTACCTCTACTGCCACCAG GGTAACTGCAAGCACACGTTCGTGATTAGAGACATGAGGTTAATCCACCCGGAGGACACACAGAGCCAAGCTGAGTACCCTCTCATGACGTTCCAGACGCAGAAGCGTTTCCAGAAGTGTTCAGTGTGCCAGATCTACCTTGCAACGAAGATGACGGTTGACGACAAATGGGCTCCGAACAATCCCTGTTATTTCTGCAAGCAATGCTACTACCTCCTCCACTACCGGGAGGACGACTCGCTGTTATACCATCATACTGTGTACGATTACCTCCAGGAGTAA
- the LOC124665309 gene encoding uncharacterized protein LOC124665309, whose protein sequence is MATTAALSCSCSPSPSPSSTLLRRTVSPFHRTPDARARRLRLAPLHVVDDSKEVETAVAGAGSERSETDKLVDGMDFGELCNDFECISSPYVESTARQIARDILEIREDNRALACYAVAVKYKDPLRTFVGREKYKRPLWITEALENPTVTVQEMSMQSTNALTIKWTLRGKPKNPFFSAVGGELIVRVNSQFVLNQISGQVLEHVESWDLSGSSAPAQAYFWFSRRVYSTVEGGKDSIEAAKGLASRLSQNKDENLEVYPDPSGDPTKFFTRPDDLNQDVYQIGLFLAVLYFIVQFLKQTI, encoded by the exons atggccaccaccgccgccctctcctgctcctgctccccgTCTCCCTCGCCTTCCTCCACGCTGCTCCGGCGAACAGTTTCTCCCTTCCACCGCACACCCGATGCCCGcgctcgccgcctccgcctcgcccCCTTGCACG TCGTGGATGACTCCAAGGAGGTGGAGACGGCGGTCGCCGGCGCCGGCAGCGAGAGGTCGGAGACGGACAAGCTGGTCGACGGGATGGACTTCGGGGAGCTCTGCAACGACTTCGAGTGCATAAGCAGCCCGTACGTAGAGTCCACGGCGAGGCAGATCGCGCGGGACATCCTGGAGATCCGCGAGGACAACCGCGCTCTGGCTTGCTACGCGGTCGCCGTCAAATACAAG GATCCCCTCCGAACATTTGTTGGGCGTGAGAAGTACAAGAGGCCATTGTGGATTACAGAGGCTCTGGAAAATCCTACGGTG ACAGTCCAGGAAATGTCAATGCAATCCACAAATGCACTGACCATCAAATGGACACTGAGAGGGAAACCCAAGAACCCGTTCTTCTCAGCGGTTGGAGGGGAGTTGATCGTTCGTGTCAACTCTCAGTTCGTCCTGAACCAGATCAGCGGCCAAGTGCTCGAACACGTCGAGTCATGGGACCTCTCTGGTTCATCCGCTCCTGCCCAGGCCTACTTCTGGTTCTCCAGGAGGGTTTACTCCACTGTCGAGGGCGGTAAGGATAGCATCGAAGCTGCTAAGGGCTTGGCGTCTCGGCTGTCGCAGAACAAAGATGAGAATCTGGAGGTTTATCCGGACCCATCTGGAGATCCCACGAAG TTCTTCACAAGGCCGGATGATTTGAACCAAGACGTGTACCAGATTGGGCTCTTCCTGGCCGTCCTCTACTTCATCGTGCAGTTCCTGAAACAAACTATCTGA
- the LOC124661275 gene encoding thioredoxin F, chloroplastic-like, which produces MALRLSVSSPQRSASSPAISSCRPAACGRFLACAAASQKRSLMVVSGSDARGVSPVKSGGLETTATTGADEVETATAGADVVAVTGQVTDVCKDTFWPIVKAAGPKLVVLDMYTQWCGPCKIMAPKFQEMSENDHDVVFLKLDCNQDNRPLAKELGIRVVPTFKIFKDGKVAKEVTGAKIDELKRAIEEVKSS; this is translated from the exons ATGGCGTTACGCCTCTCCGTCTCCTCGCCTCAGAGGTCGGCCTCCTCGCCGGCCATCTCCTCATGCCGTCCCGCCGCCTGCGGCCGCTTCCTGGCATGTGCGGCAGCTTCCCAGAAGCGGAGCCTGATGGTGGTGTCTGGCTCTGACGCAAGGGGAGTATCTCCGGTGAAGTCAGGCGGCTTGGAGACAACAGCGACGACGGGAGCCGACGAGGTGGAAACGGCCACTGCTGGAGCTGATGTGGTGGCAGTGACCGGACAGGTCACGGATGTGTGCAAGGACACCTTCTGGCCAATTGTCAAAGCAGCAGGGCCGAAGCTCGTCGTCCTGGACATGTACACCCAATG GTGCGGCCCTTGCAAAATCATGGCACCGAAGTTCCAGGAGATGTCCGAGAACGACCATGACGTCGTCTTCCTAAAGCTCGATTGCAATCAAGACAACAGG CCTCTTGCAAAGGAGCTTGGCATAAGGGTTGTACCAACATTCAAGATTTTCAAGGATGGGAAGGTGGCCAAGGAGGTCACCGGTGCGAAGATTGATGAGTTAAAACGTGCGATTGAGGAAGTGAAGTCAAGCTGA
- the LOC124662550 gene encoding protein MID1-COMPLEMENTING ACTIVITY 2-like, translating to MIILAAETAHRNKKKCERLAHRVSMIANLLPHLQLQDPEVALPLSGLEDALWEAHRLVLSCQGRSAAYLFIMAGRQAERFRDVQGRIDAYLIIFPVISHIAITRRLDQMCHIQRQLSANVSKTGPGSPAIELLSAEAAPPPEVEDRPHISGVVANLERVLKLACS from the coding sequence ATGATCATACTGGCAGCGGAGACGGCTCACAGGAACAAGAAGAAATGCGAGCGGCTCGCGCACCGTGTCTCCATGATCGCCaaccttctgccgcacctgcagcTGCAGGACCCAGAGGTGGCGCTGCCGCTGTCCGGGCTGGAGGACGCCCTCTGGGAGGCGCACCGGCTGGTGCTGTCCTGCCAGGGGAGGAGCGCAGCCTACCTGTTCATCATGGCCGGCAGGCAGGCAGAGAGGTTCCGGGACGTCCAGGGAAGGATCGACGCCTACCTCATCATCTTCCCCGTGATCAGCCACATCGCCATTACCCGCCGCCTCGACCAAATGTGCCACATCCAGCGACAGCTCTCAGCAAACGTGAGCAAGACAGGGCCAGGCTCCCCTGCAATAGAACTACTCTCGGCAGAGGCCGCTCCCCCTCCGGAGGTGGAGGACAGGCCGCACATATCCGGCGTCGTGGCCAACCTGGAGAGGGTGCTCAAACTCGCTTGCAGCTAG